The following proteins are co-located in the Psilocybe cubensis strain MGC-MH-2018 chromosome 5, whole genome shotgun sequence genome:
- a CDS encoding putative aspartic-type endopeptidase CTSD, whose translation MLLSAMRLAFSVLFSFLLCFGIVSARPIAAGSTFLSIPLVSPSRNVSHDAADYVHGSITQQQHINRALKRFALTTGREPPSEDELVSNIYERITRLPARHLKRYDIQKITQTMDDRYSCEHPQSFGTHPRAHERRSDDTASNTNSTLGGPSIRNIGLSIESYDYGYMATVKMGSPGRNFNLLIDSGSADLWVGSEGCMGDDGGSCGNHTFLGARSSTTFNESKEDWAIGYVSGSVSGYLVQDDVTIGGLKLKAHTFGVAINESIDFTSDAIPFDGLLGLGKEAISQQRVPTLLQSLYQATLIPAPIVSYKLPRLADGYNDGEMTLGGMDPKHFNRKTLVTKKNINKFGFWGVNVDAVQVGTQNMNWSNRTIVLDTGTTLMVAPQHDVDAIHSKIPGARFDGSGWIVPCNMTTSIALTIGGQKFPMDPRDIAFYPVEYESPECMSGIAAGGVGPFYLDNEWLVGDVFLKSVYFSTDENQDTISIARPIA comes from the exons ATGTTGCTCTCTGCTATGAGACTGGCCTTCtctgttcttttttctttccttttatGCTTTGGTATCGTATCAGCACGCCCTATTGCTGCTGGGTCGActtttctttccattccaCTTGTGTCCCCCAGCCGAAACGTATCGCATGATGCTGCAGACTACGTACATGGTTCAATC ACCCAGCAACAACACATCAACCGTGCCCTCAAACGCTTTGCTTTGACGACAGGTCGTGAGCCTCCTTCGGAAGACGAGCTTGTGTCAAACATATACGAAAGAATTACACGGCTTCCCGCACGTCATTTAAAACGATATGACATCCAAAAAATTACTCAGACAATGGATGATCGTTACTCTTGTGAACACCCACAATCATTCGGCACTCACCCTCGTGCTCATGAACGTAGATCTGACGACACCGCTTCCAACACCAACTCAACCTTAGGAGGTCCTTCCATCCGTAATATCGGATTAAGCATTGA ATCCTATGACTATGGGT ATATGGCCACAGTCAAGATGGGATCCCCTGGAAGAAACTTCAATCTTTTAATCGACTCTGGTTCAGCTGACCTTTGGGTGGGGTCCGAAGGCTGCATGGGCGACGACGGTGGAAGCTGC ggAAACCACACTTTTCTAGGCGCCCGTTCGAGTACGACCTTCAATGAGTCCAAGGAAGATTGGGCCATTGGTTATGTTTCTGGCTCAGTGTCCGGATACCTCGTCCAGGACGACGTTACTATCGGCGGACTCAAGCTCAAAGCGCATACCTTTGGTGTCGCAATAAACGAGAGTATCGATTTCACGTC AGACGCTATCCCCTTTGATGGATTACTTGGACTGGGAAAAGAG GCGATCTCCCAACAAAGAGTCCCGACGCTCCTGCAATCTCTGTACCAAGCAACACTTATACCCGCTCCCATTGTCTCCTATAAACTACCTCGCCTCGCCGATGGCTACAATGACGGCGAGATGACGCTCGGAGGCATGGATCCCAAGCACTTCAATCGCAAGACGCTGGTGACCAAGAAAAATATTAATAAATTTGGATTTTGGGGAGTCAACGTCGACGCGGTCCAGGTCGGCACTCAAAACATGAATTGGTCTAACAGGACTATTGTTCTCGATACCGGAACT ACGCTTATGGTTGCACCTCAACAT GATGTAGACGCTATTCACTCGAAGATCCCAGGGGCGCGCTTTGATGGCAGCGGGTGGATTGTCCCATGCAACATGACCACATCGATAGCTCTCACAATTGGGGGCCAAAAATTCCCGATGGATCCTCGCGACAttgctttttatcctgtGGAATACGAATCTCCAGAATGCATGTCGGGCATCGCGGCTGGCGGGGTTGGTCCATTTTATTTGGATAATGAGTGGCTG GTCGGGGACGTCTTCCTGAAGAGCGTATATTTTAGCACGGACGAGAATCAGGACACGATTTCTATCGCGAGGCCCATAGCTTGA
- a CDS encoding putative aspartic-type endopeptidase CTSD — protein MKLSVSLSAVLAGVLCMLSVQEVDAVPLNQRAPRFVTLPLKRVQLEGRSGVHGQIYLQQHMNRAIRRLARMTKREEPSHDDLYSRMERRVLAIEGPEGLENLERRYNRIGVPKLAQTTKTPLKKATTKNAVAPKKATTKNAVDPPQKATTKNAVNPPQKATTKNAVNPPQNATTKNAVDPPQKATTKNVASPKKPDTLAAELFSQKSQAHEGNTKPTSKGLHKDNGQSKGNNTIPTGTILAVAVPEVTADTGDVAFAAVNPTASDSLGLDIEAQDVGYLATVQIGTPPRDFLILMDSGSADFWVGAENCVSEGGGGCGQHNFLGPQSSSTFVSSGNTFSVTYGTGDVSGDIITDDITLASLALPGHQFGVATSESVDFSADTTPFDGLMGLAKSTLSEQGVLTPVESLHEAGLISESIVSYKISRLADDKNDGEITFGALDPAKFVAGTEVTLPNVNAQGFWEADLQTISVNGQDTGLTGRTAILDTGTTLIVAPAADAQAVHNLIQGAKSDGQGGFTVPCTLTDSVALTFGGSSFAIDPRDIAFTPVDPNDPTGDCVSGITSGDIGGADEWLVGDVFLKNAYFSTDVTKNIIILAQLA, from the exons ATGAAGCTTTCAGTTTCGTTATCTGCTGTTTTGGCAGGCGTTCTCTGCATGCTGTCCGTGCAGGAAGTCGATGCCGTCCCTCTCAATCAACGGGCCCCAAGATTCGTCACTCTTCCTCTCAAGCGTGTCCAACTAGAAGGCCGCTCTGGTGTGCACGGACAAATT TATCTTCAGCAACACATGAATCGGGCGATCCGGCGGTTGGCGCGTATGACGAAGCGCGAGGAACCGTCTCATGACGACCTCTACTCGAGAATGGAAAGGCGAGTTCTCGCCATCGAGGGACCCGAAGGCCTTGAGAATTTGGAGAGGCGTTACAACCGCATCGGTGTACCGAAATTGGCACAGACTACGAAGACGCCCCTGAAAAAGGCGACGACTAAAAATGCGGTAGCTCCCAAGAAGGCCACGACGAAAAACGCGGTAGATCCCCCCCAGAAAGCCACGACTAAAAACGCGGTAAATCCCCCACAGAAGGCCACGACTAAAAACGCGGTAAATCCCCCTCAGAATGCCACGACTAAAAACGCGGTAGATCCTCCCCAGAAGGCCACGACTAAGAATGTTGCATCTCCCAAAAAGCCGGACACACTTGCAGCAGAACTTTTTAGCCAAAAGTCCCAGGCTCATGAGGGTAACACCAAACCCACGAGCAAAGGCCTCCACAAGGACAATGGACAGAGCAAGGGTAATAATACTATCCCCACAGGAACTATTCTTGCAGTTGCTGTGCCTGAGGTCACCGCAGACACTGGTGATGTGGCTTTCGCTGCTGTGAACCCTACAGCGAGTGATTCTTTGGGTCTTGACATTGA GGCCCAAGATGTAGGATATCTCGCCACCGTTCAGATCGGGACCCCTCCTCGAGACTTTCTGATTCTTATGGACTCTGGCTCCGCTGACTTCTGGGTTGGTGCCGAGAACTGCGTATCtgaaggtggaggtggttGC GGACAACACAACTTTTTAGGCCCACAAAGTAGCTCGACATTTGTCAGCTCCGGAAACACTTTCTCTGTTACTTACGGGACTGGTGATGTATCTGGAGATATCATCACGGACGATATCACACTTGCATCCCTTGCTTTGCCTGGCCATCAATTCGGCGTGGCTACTTCCGAGAGCGTTGATTTCTCTGCTGATACAACTCCATTCGATGGGTTGATGGGTCTTGCAAAATCC ACCCTTTCTGAGCAGGGAGTCTTGACCCCTGTAGAGTCACTTCACGAAGCTGGCTTGATTTCGGAATCTATTGTCTCGTACAAGATTTCACGTTTGGCGGATGACAAGAATGATGGAGAGATCACTTTTGG TGCTTTGGACCCTGCCAAATTTGTTGCCGGGACTGAGGTCACTCTTCCGAATGTCAACGCCCAAGGCTTTTGGGAAGCTGATCTCCAGACAATCTCGGTTAACGGACAAGACACTGGTCTCACTGGCCGTACCGCTATTCTCGACACTG GAACAACTCTCATCGTCGCTCCTGCTGCTGATGCACAAGCAGTTCACAATCTCATTCAAGGCGCTAAATCCGATGGCCAAGGAGGATTTACTGTTCCTTGCACTTTGACGGATAGCGTTGCACTTACATTCGGCGGGTCTTCCTTTGCTATTGATCCCAGAGACATCGCCTTCACCCCCGTTGATCCCAACGACCCAACGGGTGACTGTGTCTCTGGTATCACCTCTGGTGACATTGGGGGGGCAGACGAATGGCTGGTCGGTGATGTATTCCTCAAGAATGCATACTTCTCGACAGATGTCACTAAGAATATTATAATCCTGGCTCAGCTCGCTTAA
- a CDS encoding Enoyl-CoA delta isomerase 3 — MSSTLSLPVGNPLVTLTHPKPSLWILELHHGVDNRLTQTLINKAIMPALDAVEREWRVHQRASVANKKPEEGKGALIIVGKKDQDKFFSNGLDFADSLKDPNFFQLTFNPMLTRLLTFPIPTIAAINGHCYAGGFMLSLVCDYRVMTDGSSRNAWMCMNEVHFGAPWPLSFTAILTAKIGDHRLHRKIALEGHRFSATEALQDGILDHIVKGKTADILAKAEEVADQVSGNAATGVWGLLKLNLYRDALEAMQKDIRLVDTRMDDAAARSRL, encoded by the exons ATGTCTTCAACCCTCTCGCTGCCCGTTGGAAACCCCTTGGTCACTCTGACGCACC CAAAGCCTTCTCTGTGGATTttggaactgcaccatggAGTCGACAACCGTCTTACACAGACACTCATCAACAAGGCTATAATGCCTGCACTTGATGCCGTAGAACGGGAATGGCGAGTACACCAAAGGGCGTCCGTTGCAAATAAGAAACCAGAGGAAGGCAAGGGCGCACTCATTATAGTCGGAAAGAAGGATCAGGATAAATTCTTCAGTAATG GTTTGGACTTCGCCGACTCATTGAAGGATCCGAACTTCTTCCAGTTGACCTTCAACCCCATGTTGACACGGTTGTTAACGTTCCCAA TACCTACCATTGCGGCAATCAATGGTCATTGCTATGCAGGAGGTTTCATGCTGTCTTTGGTCTGTGACTACAGGGTTATGACTGATGGAAGCTCTCGCAACGCCTGGATGTGTATGAATGAG GTTCATTTCGGAGCACCATGGCCCTTGTCCTTCACTGCGATCTTGACTGCAAAAATTGGCGACCATCGACTTCATCGAAAGATTGCCCTGGAAGGACATCGATTCTCAGCGACCGAAGCCCTACAAGACGGTATTCTAGATCACATAGTCAAGGGGAAAACAGCGGACATACTCGCGAAAGCCGAAGAAGTAGCAGATCAAGTTAGTGGCAATGCTGCCACAGGTGTATGGGGATTACTCAAG TTAAATCTGTACCGTGATGCATTGGAAGCAATGCAAAAGGATATCAGATTGGTGGACACCCGAATGGACGATGCTGCTGCGAGATCGAGGCTTTAG
- a CDS encoding NADH-ubiquinone oxidoreductase 12 kDa subunit, mitochondrial, whose product MEASVAAIKEKLQERENHIRESWVKAMEARLVREELGKCHKAEGVNHYENCKWLSEKYLTLLRTNRVKGYKVIDT is encoded by the exons ATGGAGGCGAGCGTCGCTGCAATCAAAG AAAAGCTGCAGGAGCGTGAAAATCATATTCGAGAATCATGGGTCAAGGCCATGGAGGCTCGTCTTGTCCGTGAGGAGCTGGGCAAATGCCACAAGGCCGAGGGCGTTAACCACTACGAGAACTGCAAGTGGTTGTCGGAAAAATACTTGACTCTTCTGAGAACAAACCGG GTGAAGGGTTACAAGGTCATTGATACTTAA